The Arthrobacter russicus genome has a segment encoding these proteins:
- a CDS encoding carbohydrate ABC transporter permease yields the protein MSTALHDSPETRAGRKNRGKNGPGDGQHPEKQQGRWAFWLLVPTLVLIAVVIGYPVVSAVVMSFQRDPVIGADGFFTDGGFAGFQNYIAWFFQQCPAASGGTQACPAGTLGAQFWEAMGNTFFFTIVTVTLETVIGFWMAVIMARSFRGRGLLRAAVLVPWAIPTAVTAKLFFFMFAFDGVINKTFGTAILWTGSEWPAKFAIIIADTWKTTPFMALLILAGLQMIPAEVYEAAKVDGASAWQRFRMITLPMVKPALMVAILFRTLDALRMFDLPYILTGGANGTTTLSILVIDQIRSGFNLASALSTITFIVIFLVAFLFVRFLGANAVQSATGGKKK from the coding sequence ATGTCCACCGCATTGCATGATAGTCCCGAGACGAGGGCCGGCCGGAAGAACCGGGGCAAGAACGGCCCGGGCGACGGCCAGCACCCGGAGAAACAGCAAGGACGCTGGGCCTTCTGGTTGTTGGTGCCGACCCTGGTGCTGATCGCCGTCGTCATCGGTTACCCGGTGGTCAGTGCGGTCGTGATGTCCTTCCAGCGCGATCCGGTGATCGGTGCCGACGGATTCTTCACGGACGGCGGCTTCGCCGGGTTCCAGAATTACATCGCTTGGTTCTTCCAGCAATGCCCGGCGGCCTCCGGAGGCACCCAGGCCTGCCCCGCGGGAACCTTGGGCGCGCAGTTCTGGGAAGCCATGGGGAACACTTTCTTCTTCACCATCGTGACCGTGACCTTGGAAACCGTGATCGGCTTCTGGATGGCGGTCATCATGGCGCGCAGCTTTCGCGGCCGCGGGCTGCTCCGGGCCGCAGTCCTGGTGCCCTGGGCGATTCCGACCGCGGTCACCGCCAAGCTGTTCTTCTTCATGTTCGCGTTCGACGGTGTGATCAACAAGACCTTCGGCACCGCGATCCTCTGGACCGGTTCCGAATGGCCTGCGAAATTCGCGATCATCATCGCGGACACCTGGAAGACCACGCCCTTCATGGCCTTGTTGATCCTGGCCGGTCTGCAGATGATCCCGGCCGAGGTCTATGAAGCGGCCAAGGTCGACGGGGCCAGCGCTTGGCAGCGTTTCCGGATGATCACCCTGCCGATGGTCAAGCCGGCGCTCATGGTGGCGATCCTGTTCCGGACCTTGGATGCGCTGCGGATGTTCGATCTGCCGTACATCTTGACCGGCGGCGCCAACGGGACCACGACGCTGTCGATTCTGGTGATCGACCAAATACGCTCCGGGTTCAACCTGGCGTCTGCGCTGTCCACGATCACCTTCATCGTGATTTTCCTGGTCGCCTTCCTCTTCGTACGATTCCTTGGCGCCAATGCGGTCCAGTCGGCTACCGGCGGAAAGAAGAAATGA
- a CDS encoding ABC transporter substrate-binding protein encodes MKFARTVVPLVVAGVLAAGLSACGSASASDYAEQNLEGRGPITFVQGKDNNGVIQPIIDRWNAKYPEQKVTLKEQTDQADQQRDDLVRNFQARNSGYDVVRVDVVWTAEFAAKRWLQPLTGSMAVDTSGMLPATVAAATYQNTLFASPVTSDGGMLYYRSDLVPNPPKTWAEMMSMCSIAKANNMSCFAGQYAQYEGLTVNAAEAINSAGGQILDEQSKLSINTPEAKAGLSNLVEAYRNGNIPVQAVTYQEEQSRQAFQDGNLLFLRNWPYVYSLASTDATSKVAGKFAVTALPGQSGAGASSLGGASAGISVFSKNKATARDFVQFLTSEEIQRFYVTQASNAPVLAKLYDDPELVAKLPYLPVLKTSIENAVPRPVTPFYPAVTKAIQSNAYAAIRGQKSVDQAIIDMQKSMEAAGVK; translated from the coding sequence ATGAAGTTCGCCAGGACAGTCGTCCCACTAGTGGTTGCCGGGGTCCTCGCGGCTGGCCTGAGCGCTTGCGGATCCGCCTCGGCGAGTGATTATGCGGAACAGAACCTGGAGGGCCGCGGGCCGATCACTTTCGTCCAGGGCAAGGACAACAACGGCGTGATCCAGCCGATCATCGACCGGTGGAATGCGAAGTACCCGGAGCAGAAGGTCACGCTCAAAGAGCAGACCGACCAAGCCGACCAGCAACGGGACGATCTGGTCCGCAACTTCCAGGCCCGGAACTCCGGCTATGACGTGGTCCGGGTGGACGTGGTCTGGACCGCCGAGTTCGCAGCGAAGCGCTGGTTGCAGCCGTTGACCGGGTCGATGGCGGTCGACACCTCGGGGATGCTGCCGGCCACCGTGGCAGCAGCGACCTACCAGAACACGCTGTTCGCCTCGCCGGTGACCTCGGACGGCGGAATGCTCTACTACCGCTCGGACCTGGTGCCCAACCCACCGAAAACCTGGGCCGAGATGATGTCGATGTGCTCCATCGCGAAAGCCAACAACATGAGTTGCTTCGCCGGCCAATACGCCCAATACGAGGGCTTGACGGTCAATGCGGCGGAGGCGATCAACTCCGCCGGCGGGCAGATCCTGGACGAACAGAGCAAACTCTCGATCAACACCCCGGAAGCCAAAGCCGGCCTGTCCAATCTGGTTGAGGCCTATCGCAACGGCAATATCCCGGTCCAGGCGGTGACCTATCAGGAAGAGCAGTCGCGGCAGGCCTTCCAAGACGGGAATCTGCTGTTCCTGCGGAACTGGCCTTATGTCTATTCGCTCGCGAGCACGGACGCCACCTCCAAAGTCGCCGGCAAGTTCGCGGTGACCGCACTCCCGGGCCAGAGCGGAGCGGGCGCCTCGTCGCTGGGCGGTGCGAGCGCCGGAATCAGCGTTTTCTCGAAGAACAAGGCGACCGCGCGGGACTTCGTGCAGTTCCTCACGAGCGAAGAAATCCAACGGTTCTATGTCACCCAGGCCAGCAATGCGCCGGTTTTGGCGAAACTGTACGACGACCCAGAGTTGGTGGCCAAGCTGCCTTACCTGCCGGTGCTGAAAACGTCGATCGAAAATGCGGTCCCGCGTCCGGTCACGCCGTTCTACCCGGCGGTGACCAAAGCGATCCAGTCGAATGCCTATGCCGCGATCCGCGGGCAGAAGAGCGTCGACCAGGCGATCATCGACATGCAGAAGTCGATGGAAGCCGCGGGCGTCAAATGA
- a CDS encoding glycoside hydrolase family 13 protein, whose amino-acid sequence MTSDSALATRSREFDDDSAPDQAWWRDAVIYQIYPRSFADANGDGMGDLAGVTSRLDYLQQLGVDAIWLSPFYRSPQADAGYDVADYRDVDPLFGNLADFDEMLAAAHARGLRVIVDLVPNHTSDEHEWFVEALAAPEGSAARERYIFRDGKGEHGELPPNNWQSIFGGDAWTRLTRPDGTAGQWYLHLFDSKQPDLNWENPEVHAEMEAVLRFWLDRGVDGFRVDVAHGLVKAEGLPDWSGAAAMVEGQTEGGEKAIAPFFDQEGVHEIYRAWNKVLKEYDGDRMLVAEAWVEPIERIVRYIRADEMQQAFNFEFLLAGWDAERVSSAIRNSLAAVEAVGAPSTWVLSNHDTVRHTTRFGLSDPTGFPKGISAEEEQPDEALGLARASALIKMALPGSSYIYQGDELGLPEHTTLPAEVRQDPAFARTAGKETGRDGCRVPLPWSSQGAALGFIGSSAAPAQPWLPQPESFARYAADLQDGTPGSTLELYRRMLALRSAEKLGAGTLVWNGLHQPTDGVLSFDNGPVTVVANFGSAAVELPAGKTVLLRSSDDASRTLAPNDAVWLR is encoded by the coding sequence ATCACATCCGACTCCGCTCTTGCAACCCGCAGTCGCGAATTCGATGACGACAGCGCCCCGGACCAAGCCTGGTGGCGGGATGCCGTCATCTATCAGATCTATCCGCGCTCTTTCGCGGATGCCAACGGCGACGGGATGGGCGATCTGGCCGGCGTCACCTCCCGGCTGGATTATCTGCAGCAGCTGGGCGTGGACGCCATCTGGCTCTCCCCGTTCTACCGGTCGCCGCAGGCCGATGCCGGCTACGACGTCGCCGATTACCGGGACGTCGATCCGTTGTTCGGCAATCTCGCGGATTTCGACGAAATGCTCGCCGCAGCGCACGCCAGAGGCTTGCGCGTGATCGTCGATCTGGTACCCAACCACACCTCCGACGAACATGAGTGGTTCGTCGAGGCGCTTGCCGCGCCGGAAGGCTCCGCGGCCCGGGAACGCTACATCTTCCGCGACGGCAAAGGCGAACACGGCGAACTCCCGCCGAACAACTGGCAATCCATTTTCGGCGGCGACGCCTGGACCCGGTTGACCCGGCCGGATGGCACTGCAGGCCAGTGGTATCTGCACCTTTTCGACAGCAAGCAACCCGACCTGAACTGGGAGAACCCCGAGGTCCACGCGGAGATGGAAGCGGTGCTGCGTTTCTGGCTGGACCGCGGGGTGGACGGTTTCCGGGTCGACGTGGCGCACGGCCTGGTCAAGGCCGAGGGCTTGCCCGACTGGTCCGGCGCAGCGGCCATGGTGGAAGGGCAGACCGAGGGCGGCGAAAAAGCGATCGCACCGTTCTTCGACCAAGAAGGCGTGCACGAGATCTACCGCGCCTGGAACAAAGTGCTCAAAGAGTACGACGGCGACCGGATGCTGGTTGCCGAGGCCTGGGTCGAACCGATCGAACGGATCGTGCGTTACATCCGCGCGGACGAGATGCAGCAGGCGTTCAATTTCGAGTTCCTGTTGGCCGGCTGGGATGCCGAACGAGTGAGCAGTGCGATCCGCAACTCGCTGGCCGCAGTCGAGGCGGTCGGTGCGCCGAGCACCTGGGTGCTCTCCAACCACGACACCGTGCGGCACACCACCCGCTTCGGGCTGAGCGACCCGACCGGCTTCCCGAAAGGCATCTCGGCCGAAGAGGAACAACCCGACGAAGCCTTGGGCTTGGCCCGGGCCTCGGCTTTGATCAAGATGGCGCTCCCCGGCTCCAGCTACATCTACCAAGGCGATGAGCTCGGCTTGCCGGAACACACCACGTTGCCAGCCGAGGTGCGCCAGGATCCGGCATTCGCGCGCACCGCGGGCAAGGAGACCGGCCGGGATGGCTGCCGGGTCCCGTTGCCCTGGTCCAGCCAAGGAGCCGCACTCGGTTTCATCGGCAGTTCAGCAGCCCCGGCACAGCCTTGGCTGCCGCAACCGGAGTCCTTCGCCCGCTATGCCGCCGATCTGCAGGACGGCACTCCGGGCTCGACCTTGGAGCTCTACCGGCGGATGCTCGCCCTGCGCTCGGCAGAGAAACTCGGTGCCGGCACCTTGGTATGGAACGGGCTGCACCAGCCAACCGACGGCGTGCTCAGCTTCGACAACGGCCCGGTGACCGTCGTCGCCAACTTCGGCTCCGCCGCAGTGGAACTCCCCGCGGGGAAAACCGTGCTGCTGCGCAGCTCGGACGACGCATCGCGCACTCTGGCCCCGAACGACGCGGTCTGGCTCCGCTGA
- a CDS encoding DUF2273 domain-containing protein has product MNYTVIGIGAGAFLAFMAFAFGFWGFLVAILFMAVGAVLGRAAEGKLDLRGVLDALTGRRSSS; this is encoded by the coding sequence ATGAATTACACCGTGATCGGCATTGGCGCAGGGGCTTTCTTGGCCTTCATGGCGTTCGCCTTCGGGTTCTGGGGGTTTTTGGTCGCGATCCTGTTCATGGCGGTCGGCGCAGTCCTGGGCCGGGCCGCCGAAGGCAAACTTGATCTGCGCGGGGTCCTGGACGCGCTGACCGGACGGCGCTCCTCGTCATGA
- a CDS encoding Asp23/Gls24 family envelope stress response protein, translating into MPPAAAGRTVISDSAVAKVAGIAARGVPGVYALGSGSTRAIGAIREVVGAADLSQGIRVEVGETQVAVDVDLVAEYGSPLQDVANRVRAEVYRSVQELVGLHVIEVNVEVNDVHIGWAEAAKAPVKAKTPELANRGSKASSPEQHQPSGESA; encoded by the coding sequence ATGCCGCCCGCGGCCGCCGGACGGACCGTGATCTCGGATTCCGCGGTGGCAAAAGTCGCCGGCATCGCAGCACGTGGTGTGCCCGGGGTCTATGCGCTGGGGTCCGGTTCGACCAGGGCGATCGGCGCGATCCGTGAAGTAGTCGGCGCGGCCGATTTGTCGCAGGGGATCCGCGTCGAGGTCGGCGAGACCCAGGTCGCCGTCGACGTCGATCTGGTGGCCGAGTACGGAAGCCCGTTGCAGGATGTGGCCAACCGGGTCCGGGCCGAGGTGTACCGCTCGGTCCAGGAGCTGGTCGGGCTGCATGTCATCGAAGTGAACGTCGAGGTCAATGACGTGCATATCGGATGGGCCGAGGCCGCAAAGGCTCCGGTCAAAGCCAAAACGCCCGAGCTAGCCAACCGTGGCAGCAAAGCTTCGAGTCCCGAGCAGCACCAACCCAGTGGGGAGTCAGCATGA